Sequence from the Bacillus sp. es.036 genome:
TGGATGATAATAGTACCACTACTCCTTTAATCCAGGCAACCACCCTCAATTCTGAACCCTTTGTGAAACTATTATTAGAGAGTGGCTCCAATACAAACCAACAGATTAACAATAACAAGACTGCATTAGAGATTGCATTAGAAAATAATAATAAATCTATAATTGAATTATTACTTAAGTATGGTGCAATCCCAGAGAATTTAACGAGTAATGGCAATACTCCTCTAATCATTGCTATCGAACAAAACAATAATGATTTAACTCAATTTATGCTTAAATATGTAAAAGATATAAATGCTACGAATGTTAGTGGTGTGACTCCACTTATGAAAGCGGTCGACAAGAATAACTATGAAATCTCAGAACTATTGCTAAACAAAGGTGCAGATCCTAATAAAAAAGATAAGGAAGGAAACTACCCTATTGAAATTGCGTCTATCAATAATGACACTGAGATAATCGATCTGTTACAGAAATCCGGGAGTATTAGCTTAGTCGAAATGAATATTGATCAATACATCGGCTATTGGAGTTTAGAAGATAGTATTGCTGCTACCTTTCAGCTAACAAAAGTTAATAACGCCACGCTCCAACAATCACTAGTTGAGGATTTTAAACGATCTGAAAATTTATTAAACAGAGAAAATAATTTCAAAGGACTAGTAATAATAGGTGAAGATAAAATTAAGTTAGGCCCCAATTATTATATAAGAATTTCTAAAGATGAACATGAATCAAACGTAAGCAAGCAAAAACTTAACCAGGAAAAACTTGTATCTGATAGAGAGGAAGAAAAGAATAATATTGAAGCTGAAGAATTAACTAACAAAAGAATTGAAACGATGAATAAACTAATCGGGTTCTGGGAGCGCACTGATAATCTTGGCAACAATACTCATGATGATCGTTACATTTTCATCTATGGAAACAGCGACACCTATTGGAGATTAGATTTTCAGACTGAGTGGAGTGGTGAAGAGCATGATACTTATTTAAACGAAATTGATTTTAGCGGAGAACAGATATTATGTGATAATATTACCTTTATATTTAACTCAGACACTACTATCACTGTAAAGTACAAAAAGAAGAAAGTTGGGGGAATCAACTATGATAAAAATGGCTATGTTACCCAACATTATAAACGCGTTCATAAAAGTGAGGTCGAGCAAAAATATGTTGATAGGTATCCAAACTCACAATTAGCCTATTAATATAATCATCAGAATGGATTGGTTCTTTATTACCTGTGTGTATTGATCGATGCCAAGAGTGTCACCAGGAATCCTGAAGAAAAATGAATCACTAGAACGGTCATGGTGATTCCTAGTGGTTCTCAATTCAATACTGTTCAAAACAGGGTCTAATCCCTTGAGTCTTGTTTGTACCAAACACCAAAAACTAACGAAAACACTCACCGTTATACCTGAATAACCAGGGCGGTTCTGCAGATTCACTCTCTTACACCTAACAAATGTAGACGTCAAGTTGAATTTTACACTTTTTGCTCGTTTCCTTTTTACACTTCTGCTGAAAATATGCTTCTCCGATTTTTCATACGATGACTTTCCTCATTTTCTCCACCATGTATGACTTCGACACGATGAAGTAATCGATCTAAAATAGCTGTTGTAATGCCTTGGTCCCCAATTAAATTACCCCACTCATCTGGACTTTTATTTGAGGTAAGGATGATCGAACTTCGTTCGTATAAATGGTTGATCAAATGAAAGAATAAGTTTGCTTCTCTTTGATCCATTGCCATATACATTAAATCATCTATAATCACAAGATCAGCACTTCTAAGTCGTTTGAGTTGTACCTTTGATTTGTTCAGATATTCTTCTGTCTTTAAGATCTGTACTAGCTCGCCCATTGAAGCGAAATAGACATTGAACCCTCTGTAAACGGCCTCGAGTCCCAGTCCAATGGCGATGTAAGTTTTCCCAATGCCAGGTGGCCCCAGTAGAATTAAGTGTACTGCTGTTCCAGCCAGCTTAACTCTCTGAGTTGTGTTAGCTGTCGTGCTGTCAGAACATTTTGCCCTTCCAGTTCAAACTCATCTAATGACTTAACGAAAGGGAAGCGTGCCCATTTCATTCTTTTATCAAGGCTTTTCGCTTCACGTTTTGCTAGTTCATATCGCGTAATAGATTCTAAGAATTCTAAGTAGGTCCATGAAGTTTTTTCAGCTTCTCGAAGAAGCTGTGGGAGCTCCTCCGCGGTTTCTGAAAGTCTTAACTGACGGAATTGATTTTGTAATTCAGTCACAGTCTTATTCATCATGCCCGACCTCCTAAAATGCTAGTATACGTGTTTAGAGAACGGGTAGAGGCCACGATATTAGAATGTTTTACCGGGTTAGAATTAAAGGATTCTATTTCGTGAACGGGCAGATGACTCGTTGTATGAAGGTGATAGGCGATATCGCGAAAATCGTTAGCACTATACAGTTTTTCTGTCACACACTTGGTCATCACTGAATTGATAGATGTTGGATACTGTTGAATTACACGATGAATGATTGCGAACTGATCTCGACGATACCTTGGGTATCGTTGGCTAATTTCATCAAAATAGGCTCCTGCCTGATTCTGATCTTCGAAAAAGGAAATCAGACGTTGTTTAAACGCTTCAATCCCTTTTGAACGATCACGGGTATGATTGCGGTTTTGAATGAGCTTTCCTTTTCCAAAACTAATGCCGTGCTCGGCAATAGCTTCACCCACTGCTTGCTTTCGAATCACGAGCGTTTGTTTTTCATCACCTTTTACTTCAATGAAAACAAGATTCTCAGAGTTAGTTTGATAAGTCCCAAGTGGCACGGAATAACGGTTTGACTTATAACGGATTGTGTTGTCCTTGCTTACGCTTCTTGTTATACTTTTGTTATTGGTACTTTCATATGAAAGTAACGAAGAGACTGGCTGTAAGTGTTGCTTTTCGAGGAGAAACACTTCTGCTGGTCTTTTTTTCGTTGTTTGGTGAACCTGATGGTTCCCAGTACGCTGGAGCCACTGTAATGCTCGGTGATTCCAATCCTCTATGTCACTGAAGACTCGACTATCTGCGAAGTTGCCTTTTATGTACTTCACGACATTTTCAATCATACCCTTAGACTCCGGATCAGCTCTTCTGCACAAGTGAACTTTAAACTTACGTTCATTCACATAACTTTGAAACTCAGATGTTAAAAGCAGCTGACCTGCATTCTCACTAACTGTGATTAAGTGATCCTGATCATATACGATTTCTTCTGTTCGTCCTCCGTAAAATTGGAATGCATTTTCGTGACACCGGATCGCATCTCTCGTAGTAAACGGCCTTGTCTGCCACTCCATGTATTTCTGTCTTGAGTGAGCGAGGACAAACGCAATGAAATACAGCTTGAGCTCTTTATTGTCAGTAGTCTTCTGCTTTGTTTCGCCCCAGTCTACCTGAAGTTGTTTTCCCCTTGGTTGTTCAGGAACTGCTTCATAGTGACGAACAATACTCTTCTTCTCAATCTGATGAATTTCCCTAACTTCTCTCACATAAGATCTCATAGTACTTCCACCGACCACGAGGTCGGGATATCTCTCCAGAAGCCAATCATGAATTTGTGCACCACTCAGATGAGGGTATTCTTCTAACCAGGCAAGTATTCAGTCTTTGTAGTTGTCTAATTTCTTTTTCCGCCCAAGAGGCTGT
This genomic interval carries:
- a CDS encoding ankyrin repeat domain-containing protein — protein: MELVSNLIDYGASPNLLLPDGYTPLTKAVKENNAKLIEILLSSDIDVNFPNKSGNTVLLEALKSDDMELVKTILDLGANLNALDDNSTTTPLIQATTLNSEPFVKLLLESGSNTNQQINNNKTALEIALENNNKSIIELLLKYGAIPENLTSNGNTPLIIAIEQNNNDLTQFMLKYVKDINATNVSGVTPLMKAVDKNNYEISELLLNKGADPNKKDKEGNYPIEIASINNDTEIIDLLQKSGSISLVEMNIDQYIGYWSLEDSIAATFQLTKVNNATLQQSLVEDFKRSENLLNRENNFKGLVIIGEDKIKLGPNYYIRISKDEHESNVSKQKLNQEKLVSDREEEKNNIEAEELTNKRIETMNKLIGFWERTDNLGNNTHDDRYIFIYGNSDTYWRLDFQTEWSGEEHDTYLNEIDFSGEQILCDNITFIFNSDTTITVKYKKKKVGGINYDKNGYVTQHYKRVHKSEVEQKYVDRYPNSQLAY